A single region of the Aeromonas hydrophila subsp. hydrophila ATCC 7966 genome encodes:
- a CDS encoding substrate-binding domain-containing protein yields the protein MITATVRKRLALALSSALLLSLPLWSAASHAETKAPIRLATTTSTEQSGLLGWLLPQFTKETGYPVQVMAAGTGQSLKMGENGDADLVMTHAPSAEKAFVEAGFGIEPEHLMYNDFVIVGPAKDPAGLGKLHDAAKALEAIKEKGQTFISRGDESGTHIKEKTLWQAADVKPEFAGYKSIGQGMGPTLTMASELGAYTLTDRGTWLAYQSKLDLAVLLEGDKRLFNPYQVILVNPKRYPDLNTEGARTLKNWLVSQHGQQLIGDFKVAGQPLFVADAKPQ from the coding sequence ATGATCACAGCCACAGTGCGTAAACGCCTCGCCCTTGCCCTCTCCTCCGCCCTGCTGCTCAGCCTGCCGCTCTGGAGCGCTGCCAGCCATGCCGAGACCAAGGCGCCCATCCGCCTCGCCACCACCACCAGCACCGAACAGTCCGGCCTGCTGGGCTGGCTGCTGCCCCAGTTCACCAAGGAGACCGGCTACCCGGTGCAGGTGATGGCGGCCGGTACCGGCCAGAGCCTGAAAATGGGCGAGAACGGCGACGCGGATCTGGTGATGACCCATGCCCCCTCTGCCGAGAAGGCCTTCGTCGAGGCGGGCTTTGGCATCGAGCCTGAGCACCTGATGTACAACGACTTCGTCATCGTCGGCCCGGCGAAAGATCCGGCCGGTCTTGGCAAGCTGCACGACGCCGCCAAGGCGCTGGAGGCCATCAAAGAAAAGGGGCAGACCTTTATCTCCCGCGGGGACGAGTCCGGCACCCACATCAAGGAGAAGACCCTGTGGCAGGCGGCCGACGTCAAGCCTGAGTTCGCCGGCTACAAGTCCATCGGCCAGGGCATGGGGCCGACCCTGACCATGGCTTCGGAGCTGGGTGCCTACACCCTGACCGACCGCGGCACCTGGCTCGCCTACCAGAGCAAACTGGATCTCGCCGTGCTGCTGGAGGGGGACAAGCGCCTGTTCAATCCCTACCAGGTGATCCTGGTCAACCCCAAGCGCTACCCGGATCTCAACACCGAAGGGGCCCGCACCCTGAAGAACTGGCTGGTCTCCCAGCATGGTCAGCAGCTTATCGGTGACTTCAAGGTGGCCGGCCAGCCGCTGTTCGTGGCCGACGCCAAGCCGCAGTGA
- a CDS encoding ABC transporter permease: MPTLIETTLAALSLLFSGDTELWQVVGVSFSVSSLALGLVLLPALLLGFALAYLPIPARWLWLSCINTLQSVPTVVIGLLLYMLLSRAGPFGDWKMLFTQQAMVVGQMLIAFPVIATMAHAAFVQSDRRAWETARTLGLSWPRALLGLMRECRFGLLAAVIGAFSRIVTEVGCSMMVGGNILHFTRNIPTAIALETQKGAFTQGVALGIVLLALALLLNLLLTACRGHSYLKN; this comes from the coding sequence GTGCCGACCCTGATCGAAACCACACTGGCGGCGCTTTCGCTGCTGTTCAGTGGTGACACCGAGCTGTGGCAAGTGGTGGGGGTCTCCTTCTCGGTGTCGAGTCTCGCACTCGGGCTGGTGCTGCTGCCGGCCCTGCTGCTCGGCTTCGCGCTGGCCTACCTGCCGATCCCGGCCCGCTGGCTCTGGCTCTCCTGCATCAATACCCTGCAGTCGGTGCCGACCGTGGTGATTGGCCTGTTGCTCTACATGCTGCTGTCGCGGGCCGGCCCCTTCGGCGACTGGAAGATGCTGTTCACCCAGCAGGCCATGGTGGTGGGGCAGATGCTGATCGCCTTTCCGGTGATCGCCACCATGGCCCACGCGGCGTTCGTGCAGAGCGATCGGCGCGCCTGGGAGACCGCCCGCACCCTGGGGCTCTCCTGGCCCAGGGCGCTGCTCGGGCTGATGCGCGAGTGCCGCTTCGGCCTGTTGGCGGCGGTGATCGGCGCCTTCAGTCGCATCGTCACCGAGGTGGGCTGCTCCATGATGGTGGGGGGCAACATTTTGCACTTCACCCGCAACATCCCCACCGCCATCGCGCTGGAGACCCAGAAAGGGGCCTTCACCCAGGGGGTGGCGCTCGGCATCGTGCTGCTGGCCCTGGCCCTGCTGCTCAACCTGTTGCTGACCGCGTGCCGTGGTCACAGCTATCTGAAGAACTGA
- a CDS encoding energy-coupling factor ABC transporter ATP-binding protein, with translation MALTAHQLMMRFGERDLFQIEQLSIAAGDAIWLRGANGVGKTTLLKILAGLLTPTRGHTNLPSGWRGKLGQWLKRDPGPGRVTYLHQTPYLFDRSVHDNVAWALGHRAADEVRVFEALRRVELESLAREHISILSGGERQRLAMARAWALQPAFLLMDEPTANLDAHSVALMAAMAQDLREQGSGLVIISHQSNDLTDLCERQWTLARGRLHEPTPLKIIERHDLKQRTSY, from the coding sequence ATGGCCCTGACCGCCCACCAGCTGATGATGCGCTTTGGCGAGCGCGACCTGTTCCAGATTGAGCAGCTCTCCATCGCGGCCGGCGACGCCATCTGGCTGCGCGGCGCGAACGGGGTGGGCAAGACCACCTTGCTCAAGATCCTAGCAGGCCTGCTCACCCCGACCCGGGGCCACACCAACCTCCCCTCTGGCTGGCGCGGCAAGCTCGGCCAGTGGCTCAAGCGCGATCCGGGGCCGGGCCGGGTCACCTACCTGCACCAGACCCCCTACCTGTTTGATCGCAGCGTGCACGACAACGTGGCCTGGGCCCTCGGCCATCGCGCCGCCGACGAGGTGCGGGTGTTCGAGGCGCTGCGCCGGGTCGAACTGGAGAGCCTGGCGCGCGAGCACATCAGCATTTTGTCTGGCGGCGAGCGCCAGCGGCTGGCCATGGCCCGCGCCTGGGCGCTGCAGCCCGCCTTTTTGCTGATGGACGAGCCCACAGCCAATCTGGATGCACATTCGGTTGCCCTGATGGCCGCCATGGCGCAAGATCTGCGGGAACAGGGCAGCGGCCTGGTCATCATCAGCCACCAGAGCAACGATCTGACCGACCTGTGCGAGCGGCAATGGACCCTCGCCCGGGGCCGGCTGCACGAACCCACTCCTTTGAAAATCATCGAGCGACATGACCTCAAACAGCGAACCTCGTACTGA
- the mobA gene encoding molybdenum cofactor guanylyltransferase MobA: MTSNSEPRTDRFPVSAVVLAGGRATRMGGADKGWVELAGRPLIDHVLDRLRPQVDEILINANRSQARYQALAPVIGDDSPDYLGPLAGMQAGLAAARHDWVLFVPCDGPALPRDLMSRFRAALTPQTELVVAHDGDWLQPVVALLHKSLLPSLSAALAEGERKIDIWFARHQMAVVSFADQPDAFINLNSPDELAAYEARLPDAATGQGATS; encoded by the coding sequence ATGACCTCAAACAGCGAACCTCGTACTGACCGCTTTCCCGTCTCCGCCGTGGTGCTGGCCGGCGGCCGTGCCACCCGCATGGGGGGCGCCGACAAGGGCTGGGTCGAGTTGGCGGGACGCCCGCTCATCGACCACGTGCTTGACCGGCTAAGACCCCAGGTGGACGAGATCCTGATCAACGCCAACCGCAGCCAGGCCCGCTACCAGGCGCTGGCCCCGGTCATCGGCGATGACAGCCCCGACTATCTCGGCCCGCTGGCGGGCATGCAGGCCGGCCTTGCCGCCGCCCGCCACGACTGGGTGCTGTTCGTGCCCTGCGACGGCCCCGCCCTGCCCCGCGATCTGATGAGCCGCTTTCGCGCCGCCCTGACCCCGCAGACCGAGCTGGTGGTGGCCCATGACGGCGACTGGCTGCAACCCGTGGTGGCCCTGCTGCACAAGTCCCTGCTCCCCTCCCTGTCCGCCGCGCTGGCGGAGGGAGAGCGCAAAATCGATATCTGGTTTGCCCGCCACCAGATGGCGGTGGTGAGCTTTGCCGACCAGCCGGATGCCTTCATCAATCTCAACAGCCCGGACGAGCTGGCCGCCTACGAGGCGCGCCTGCCAGACGCCGCGACCGGACAAGGAGCCACCTCATGA
- a CDS encoding bifunctional molybdopterin-guanine dinucleotide biosynthesis adaptor protein MobB/molybdopterin molybdotransferase MoeA, whose amino-acid sequence MTPAPTLPLLGFAAWSGTGKTTLLEQLIPLLVSRGLRLGVLKHAHHDFDIDQPGKDSHRLRQAGASQMMVASRRRHARIIETDLGEADFRELLASFDQRSLDLLLVEGFKHEHFPKIELHRAAIGKPLLFPLDRDIIAVASDQPAETTLPRLDINDLEAIADFVCAYLVQSRQQEQAPGAGFLSVEGARQAILDTLEPATRSIDLPLARCHGAVLAGDLVSPINVPPHANSAMDGIGLRSDDLAAGRWQLVGEVLAGQPRSAPVLAGQAVQIMTGAPLPPGVDTVVMREETRLDGEWVSVSAPVKAGQNVRQAGEDLALGAVAIAAGTRLGAPQLGLAASLGQATLTVRAPLKVALFSTGDEVQAPGETLAPGHIFDSNRFTLMALIAGAGCEVMDLGIIPDDPAILRQQLAQAAGDADLVLSSGGVSVGNADFIKQVLAELGQIAFWRIQMRPGRPLAFGKLGQTPFFGLPGNPVAAMICFLQFVEPAIARLQGRVWQPLRLSALAEQQMKSRPGRTEFLRGIFHQDASGVLRVRTTGPQGSGILSSMADANCLIEIVPAQPAIAVGERVWIHPLQGRVA is encoded by the coding sequence ATGACCCCGGCCCCCACCCTGCCCCTGCTCGGCTTTGCCGCCTGGAGCGGCACCGGCAAGACCACCCTGCTCGAGCAACTCATCCCCCTGCTGGTGAGCCGCGGCCTGCGCCTCGGGGTGCTCAAGCACGCCCACCACGACTTTGACATCGACCAGCCGGGCAAAGACAGTCACCGCCTGCGCCAGGCCGGTGCCAGCCAGATGATGGTGGCCTCCCGCCGCCGTCACGCCCGCATCATCGAAACCGATCTGGGTGAGGCCGATTTTCGCGAGCTGCTGGCCAGCTTCGATCAACGCAGCCTCGACCTGCTGCTGGTGGAAGGGTTCAAGCACGAGCACTTCCCGAAAATCGAGCTGCACCGCGCCGCCATCGGCAAGCCGCTGCTGTTCCCGCTTGATCGCGACATCATCGCCGTGGCCAGCGATCAGCCCGCAGAGACCACCCTGCCCCGACTCGACATCAATGATCTGGAGGCCATCGCCGACTTCGTCTGCGCCTACCTGGTACAGAGCCGGCAGCAGGAGCAGGCGCCGGGGGCCGGTTTCCTGTCGGTCGAGGGGGCGCGCCAGGCCATCCTCGACACTCTCGAGCCCGCCACCCGCAGCATCGACCTGCCGCTCGCCCGCTGCCACGGCGCCGTGCTGGCGGGGGATCTCGTCAGCCCCATCAATGTGCCGCCCCACGCCAACTCGGCGATGGATGGCATTGGCCTGCGCAGCGACGATCTCGCCGCCGGCCGCTGGCAGCTGGTGGGAGAAGTGCTGGCGGGCCAGCCGCGCAGCGCGCCGGTACTGGCCGGACAGGCGGTGCAGATCATGACCGGCGCCCCGCTCCCCCCCGGCGTCGACACCGTGGTGATGCGCGAAGAGACCCGGCTTGACGGTGAATGGGTCAGCGTCAGCGCCCCCGTCAAGGCGGGGCAGAACGTGCGCCAGGCCGGGGAAGATCTGGCGCTGGGCGCGGTCGCCATCGCGGCCGGCACCCGCCTCGGCGCCCCTCAGCTCGGGCTTGCAGCTTCTCTGGGGCAGGCAACGCTGACGGTGCGCGCACCGCTCAAGGTGGCGCTGTTCAGCACCGGCGACGAGGTGCAGGCACCGGGCGAGACGCTCGCCCCCGGCCACATCTTCGACAGCAACCGCTTCACCCTGATGGCGCTCATCGCCGGGGCCGGCTGCGAGGTGATGGACCTTGGCATCATCCCCGATGATCCCGCCATCCTGCGCCAGCAGCTGGCACAGGCCGCGGGCGATGCCGACCTGGTGCTGAGCTCGGGCGGGGTGTCGGTGGGCAATGCCGACTTCATCAAGCAGGTGCTGGCCGAGCTTGGCCAGATCGCCTTCTGGCGCATCCAGATGCGGCCGGGCCGTCCGCTCGCCTTCGGCAAGCTGGGGCAGACCCCCTTCTTCGGCCTGCCCGGCAACCCGGTGGCCGCCATGATCTGCTTCCTGCAATTCGTCGAGCCCGCCATCGCCCGCCTGCAGGGCCGGGTGTGGCAGCCGCTGCGCCTCTCGGCGCTGGCCGAGCAGCAGATGAAGAGCCGGCCGGGGCGTACCGAATTCCTGCGCGGCATCTTCCATCAGGATGCCAGCGGCGTACTGCGGGTACGCACCACCGGGCCGCAGGGCTCCGGCATCCTCAGCTCCATGGCCGATGCCAACTGCCTGATTGAAATCGTCCCCGCCCAGCCGGCCATCGCGGTCGGCGAGCGGGTCTGGATCCACCCACTCCAGGGACGAGTGGCCTGA
- a CDS encoding FUSC family protein, which produces MRLNAPLSRLDLLIYGHYRIVHGLRIALAFMLTFLLTRELKLPESTWPLITLVVVMGPISFWGNVLSRALQRVVGTIFGASCGVVALYLELYSLPLMLLWCGCIMFLCGYLALGKRPYVGLLIGITLGVTMGAMPGDIETALWRSADVILGSLLALLFCSIYPQRAYSHWRLQMHDTLQQAQRLYHTHLSPNVLERPRLAHSHARLLSKMVSLRPLLTPAVKETRLGSALFEAIQTTMRNTLCTLEMLANTYWRDRQSHFLMQSTPELRACQQATEALMSELALMLKSGDLQGSELAISRLQEAAGRVRIDAGGEAAISGYLWLNLQLTEQLIHLRRLLGLVMHPPRSQSHP; this is translated from the coding sequence TTGCGCCTGAATGCCCCCCTCTCCCGACTCGATCTGCTGATCTACGGTCACTACCGCATCGTCCATGGCCTGCGCATCGCGCTCGCCTTCATGCTCACCTTTCTGCTGACCCGCGAGCTCAAGCTGCCGGAAAGCACCTGGCCCCTCATCACCCTGGTGGTGGTGATGGGCCCCATCTCGTTCTGGGGCAATGTGCTGTCGCGCGCCCTGCAGCGGGTGGTCGGCACCATCTTCGGCGCCAGCTGCGGGGTGGTGGCGCTCTATCTCGAGCTCTACTCCCTGCCGCTGATGCTGCTGTGGTGCGGCTGCATCATGTTTCTGTGCGGCTATCTGGCGCTCGGCAAGCGCCCCTATGTGGGGCTGCTCATCGGCATCACCCTCGGCGTCACCATGGGGGCCATGCCCGGCGACATCGAGACCGCCCTGTGGCGCAGTGCAGACGTGATCCTGGGCTCATTGCTGGCGCTGCTGTTTTGCAGCATCTATCCCCAGCGCGCCTACAGCCACTGGCGGCTGCAGATGCACGACACCCTGCAGCAGGCACAGCGGCTCTATCACACCCACCTCTCCCCCAACGTGCTGGAGCGGCCACGCCTCGCCCACAGCCACGCCAGATTGCTTTCCAAGATGGTGAGTCTGCGTCCCCTGCTGACCCCGGCCGTCAAGGAGACCCGCCTTGGCAGCGCCCTGTTCGAAGCGATCCAGACCACCATGCGCAACACCCTCTGCACCCTGGAGATGCTGGCCAACACCTACTGGCGCGATCGCCAGAGCCACTTTCTGATGCAGAGCACCCCGGAGCTGCGCGCCTGCCAGCAGGCGACCGAGGCGCTGATGAGCGAGCTGGCGCTGATGCTCAAGAGCGGCGACCTGCAGGGCTCGGAGCTGGCCATCAGCCGTCTGCAGGAGGCGGCCGGTAGAGTGCGGATCGATGCCGGTGGCGAAGCCGCCATCAGCGGCTATCTGTGGCTCAATCTGCAGCTCACCGAACAGCTCATCCACCTGCGCAGGCTGCTGGGCCTGGTGATGCACCCGCCCCGCAGCCAGAGCCACCCATAG
- a CDS encoding HD-GYP domain-containing protein, whose protein sequence is MTVNGLRLAELIGSLSHALDMTEGQPRGHCIRCCWIGSRLAERLALDARQRHDLYYMLLLKDLGCSSNAARICELYLTDDLHFKRDFKLVDGSLSEVVNFVLGHTGLQADLLGRFRSLFHIFRNGDQIANELIQTRCHRGADIARQLRFSEEVAAGILSLDEHWNGKGRPLQLAGDAIPLFSRIALLCQVVDVFHAAAGPDAALKELRERSGSWFDPQLVSEFEALADDDFWQGLADPGLAEWVFVHPAGQGEVALDEDYLDEIAAAFGQVVDSKSPYTAGHSGRVALYTDILATQMGLSEQRRRWLKRGALLHDVGKLGVSNAILDKPGKLDAQEWAAVQMHAAYTEEILSRIGAFEELAQVAGAHHERLDGKGYPKGLKGDEIALETRIITTADIFDAITAKRPYRGAIPVPQALEMMAETLGSAIDPDCFAALQAGIQDFSLYLPLEQPLANAS, encoded by the coding sequence ATGACGGTGAATGGATTGCGGTTGGCAGAGTTGATTGGTTCCCTCAGTCATGCACTCGACATGACCGAGGGGCAACCAAGAGGGCACTGCATTCGCTGTTGCTGGATAGGTTCCCGGCTGGCCGAGCGGTTGGCGCTGGATGCCCGGCAGCGCCATGATCTCTATTACATGCTGCTGCTCAAGGATCTGGGGTGCAGCAGCAATGCGGCCCGTATCTGCGAGCTCTATCTCACCGACGATCTTCACTTCAAACGCGACTTCAAGCTGGTGGATGGCTCCCTCTCGGAGGTGGTCAACTTCGTGCTGGGCCACACCGGCCTGCAGGCGGACCTGCTGGGGCGTTTTCGCAGCCTGTTCCATATCTTTCGCAACGGCGATCAGATAGCCAACGAACTGATCCAGACCCGTTGTCATCGGGGGGCGGACATCGCTCGCCAGCTGCGGTTCAGTGAAGAGGTCGCCGCCGGCATCCTCTCTCTGGACGAGCACTGGAACGGCAAAGGTCGACCGTTGCAACTGGCCGGTGACGCGATTCCGCTCTTCTCCCGCATTGCCCTGCTCTGCCAGGTGGTGGATGTGTTTCACGCCGCAGCTGGTCCAGATGCAGCCCTCAAAGAGCTGCGTGAGCGCAGCGGCAGCTGGTTTGATCCTCAATTGGTTAGCGAGTTTGAAGCGTTGGCTGATGACGACTTCTGGCAAGGACTGGCGGACCCCGGTTTGGCCGAGTGGGTGTTCGTTCACCCGGCCGGGCAGGGTGAAGTCGCTCTGGATGAAGATTATCTGGACGAGATCGCGGCGGCGTTCGGCCAGGTAGTGGACTCCAAAAGTCCCTACACCGCCGGTCATAGTGGCCGGGTGGCGCTCTATACCGACATCCTCGCCACCCAGATGGGCCTGTCCGAGCAGCGACGACGCTGGCTCAAGCGCGGCGCTTTGCTCCACGACGTGGGCAAGTTGGGGGTAAGCAACGCCATTCTCGACAAGCCGGGCAAGCTGGATGCGCAGGAGTGGGCCGCCGTGCAGATGCATGCCGCCTATACCGAGGAGATCCTGAGTCGCATCGGGGCGTTCGAGGAGCTGGCGCAAGTGGCGGGTGCCCACCATGAGCGCCTCGATGGCAAGGGTTACCCCAAAGGATTGAAAGGGGACGAGATAGCCTTGGAGACCCGCATCATCACCACGGCCGACATTTTTGATGCCATTACGGCCAAACGGCCCTATCGCGGCGCCATCCCGGTACCCCAGGCGCTGGAGATGATGGCCGAGACGCTGGGGTCGGCCATTGATCCGGACTGCTTTGCTGCCCTGCAGGCGGGGATCCAGGATTTTTCCCTCTACCTCCCGCTTGAGCAGCCGCTGGCAAACGCCAGCTAA
- a CDS encoding DUF3332 domain-containing protein has translation MPVGGGLFRLAASLFLEQAKTMATRRHGRALALLAGMVASVGLSGCMGQMGLSSMVTKGNLSVVDNRYGRAGVFVLLSPVYGLAATADLFVFNTIEFWSGKNPITGKSPALVDQQLDALIKVNQHLDPSLNKVPLAMLPQGVREVEVSYPDERTAQMEVHYLDGRSSLMRGEKRGELLDIYFDGRLVSTLTPAQLEEKARTGSAEV, from the coding sequence TTGCCCGTCGGCGGCGGCCTGTTTAGGCTTGCCGCCTCATTATTTCTGGAGCAAGCGAAGACGATGGCAACGAGAAGACATGGCAGGGCACTGGCGCTGCTGGCGGGCATGGTGGCAAGCGTGGGGCTGAGCGGCTGCATGGGGCAGATGGGGCTCTCCTCCATGGTGACCAAGGGCAACCTCAGCGTGGTGGACAACCGTTACGGTCGGGCCGGGGTCTTCGTCCTGCTCTCGCCGGTCTACGGCCTGGCGGCCACCGCCGATCTGTTCGTGTTCAACACCATCGAATTCTGGTCTGGCAAGAACCCCATCACCGGCAAGTCGCCTGCGCTGGTGGATCAGCAGCTGGACGCCCTGATCAAGGTCAACCAGCACCTGGATCCGTCCCTCAACAAGGTGCCGCTGGCCATGCTGCCGCAAGGGGTGCGCGAGGTGGAGGTGAGCTACCCGGACGAGCGCACCGCCCAGATGGAGGTGCACTACCTGGACGGGCGCAGCAGTCTGATGCGTGGCGAGAAGCGCGGCGAGCTGCTGGACATCTACTTCGACGGCCGGCTGGTGTCGACCCTGACCCCGGCCCAGCTGGAGGAAAAAGCCCGGACTGGCAGCGCCGAGGTGTAA
- a CDS encoding methyl-accepting chemotaxis protein, protein MFNNKLKAQLQACQAQLAESQGFVEAVKEGIATIMFTPDGEILEANQPFLSLMGYSAMELQGQHHRMFCSPELTRSADYQQFWAQLKQGRVKSGIFSRLNKRGELVWLEASYFPVKSQGRVTRVIKIASDITDKHQELLSQQAITKALERSLAMIEFTPNGDIISANPNFLSCLGYTLAEIKGRNHRMFCDDAFYEEHPRFWEELAQGQFKSGLFLRRNSHGDAIWLEATYNPIRDESGKVNRVIKFASDITERVTKSHAVRDAAQVAHATAQETLRSAEQGADLLRSVVDTSSLISEQVDKTILLINQLNEQSKNIEAIVSTISSIADQTNLLALNAAIEAARAGDQGRGFAVVADEVRQLAARTSLSTDEIAKVVQKNRELTARVTDDMARVAGSAELGKQQIDKVNEVMAEIREEANNVSATVSSLSI, encoded by the coding sequence ATGTTCAACAACAAGCTGAAGGCGCAGTTGCAGGCCTGCCAGGCACAGCTGGCCGAATCCCAGGGCTTCGTGGAGGCGGTCAAGGAAGGGATCGCGACCATCATGTTCACCCCGGATGGCGAGATCCTGGAGGCCAACCAGCCATTCTTGAGCCTGATGGGTTACAGCGCGATGGAGTTGCAGGGGCAGCATCACCGAATGTTTTGCAGCCCGGAGCTGACCCGTTCTGCCGATTACCAGCAGTTCTGGGCCCAGCTCAAGCAGGGTCGGGTCAAGTCCGGCATTTTCTCGCGCCTCAACAAGCGGGGCGAGTTGGTCTGGCTGGAGGCGAGCTACTTCCCGGTCAAGTCGCAGGGGCGGGTGACCCGGGTGATCAAGATCGCCAGCGACATTACTGACAAGCATCAAGAACTGTTGAGCCAGCAGGCGATCACCAAGGCGCTGGAACGTTCGCTGGCGATGATCGAGTTCACCCCCAATGGCGACATCATTTCGGCCAATCCCAACTTCCTGAGCTGTCTCGGCTACACCCTGGCTGAGATAAAGGGGCGCAATCACCGCATGTTCTGTGATGACGCCTTCTATGAAGAGCACCCCCGCTTCTGGGAGGAGCTGGCTCAGGGCCAGTTCAAGTCCGGGCTCTTCTTGCGGCGCAACAGCCATGGCGATGCGATCTGGCTGGAGGCAACCTACAACCCGATCCGCGACGAAAGCGGCAAGGTGAACCGGGTCATCAAGTTTGCCAGCGACATCACCGAGCGGGTCACCAAGAGCCACGCGGTGCGCGATGCCGCCCAGGTGGCCCATGCCACGGCGCAGGAGACCCTGCGCAGTGCCGAGCAAGGGGCGGATCTGCTGCGCTCTGTGGTGGACACCTCGTCGCTCATCAGCGAGCAGGTGGACAAGACCATCCTGCTCATCAATCAGCTCAACGAGCAGTCCAAAAACATCGAGGCCATCGTCTCCACCATCAGCAGCATTGCCGATCAGACCAATCTACTGGCCCTCAATGCGGCCATCGAGGCGGCTCGGGCCGGGGATCAGGGGCGCGGTTTCGCAGTGGTGGCCGACGAGGTGCGCCAGCTGGCGGCACGCACGTCGCTCTCCACCGACGAGATTGCCAAGGTGGTGCAGAAGAACCGCGAGCTGACCGCCAGGGTGACCGACGACATGGCCAGGGTGGCCGGCAGCGCCGAGCTCGGCAAGCAGCAGATCGACAAGGTCAACGAGGTGATGGCGGAGATCCGGGAGGAGGCCAACAACGTCTCGGCGACCGTCTCCAGCCTCTCCATCTGA
- a CDS encoding GNAT family N-acetyltransferase produces MIIRQATQADISALVTLRMALFCEVGELSEPLADLDLWQATSRYFSTAQAEESARSWVAEVDGEVVASATLALFVRPPYPGNLAGREGYLLNMYTLPAHRRQGLAGALLDQMADYARAQQLGRVWLHASDEGRPLYERIGFVANPAYLEWQPG; encoded by the coding sequence ATGATCATCCGTCAGGCAACGCAGGCAGACATTTCCGCGCTGGTGACCTTGCGCATGGCACTGTTTTGCGAGGTGGGGGAGCTGAGCGAACCGCTGGCTGACCTCGATCTCTGGCAGGCGACCAGCCGCTACTTCAGCACGGCGCAGGCCGAGGAGAGCGCCCGCTCCTGGGTGGCGGAAGTGGATGGCGAAGTGGTGGCGAGCGCGACCCTGGCCCTCTTCGTGCGCCCGCCCTATCCCGGCAACCTGGCGGGGAGGGAGGGCTATCTGCTCAACATGTATACCCTGCCGGCCCACCGCCGGCAGGGGCTGGCCGGCGCCCTGCTGGATCAGATGGCGGACTATGCCAGGGCGCAGCAACTGGGCCGGGTCTGGCTGCACGCCAGCGACGAGGGGCGCCCGCTCTATGAGCGGATCGGTTTTGTGGCCAATCCGGCTTATCTGGAGTGGCAGCCCGGGTGA
- a CDS encoding DoxX family protein has protein sequence MTNHKWTLMQPVGPAVPWWLSGALLLLARCWAAVAFFRSGWLKLSAWDSTLYLFEFEYQVPLLPWQWAAWLGTATELLLPVLLLVGLFTRPVAALLFAFNMVAVISYPTLWAGGFYDHQLWGWMLLTLVVWGAGPLAWDQWHLARRA, from the coding sequence ATGACAAATCACAAGTGGACACTGATGCAACCGGTGGGCCCCGCCGTTCCCTGGTGGCTGAGCGGCGCCCTGTTGCTGCTGGCCAGGTGCTGGGCGGCGGTGGCCTTCTTTCGTTCCGGCTGGCTCAAGCTGAGCGCCTGGGACAGCACCCTCTATCTGTTCGAGTTCGAGTATCAGGTGCCCCTGCTGCCCTGGCAGTGGGCGGCCTGGCTTGGCACGGCCACCGAGCTGCTGCTGCCGGTGCTGCTGCTGGTCGGGCTCTTTACCCGGCCGGTCGCCGCCCTGTTGTTTGCCTTCAACATGGTGGCGGTGATCTCCTATCCCACCCTCTGGGCCGGCGGCTTTTACGATCACCAGTTGTGGGGCTGGATGCTGCTGACCCTGGTCGTCTGGGGCGCGGGGCCGCTGGCCTGGGACCAGTGGCACCTTGCCAGGCGGGCGTGA